CACGTGAATTGTTTACTTTTGCTTTGAACAGAATATGATTGTTGATCATTTCAAAAGGAATAGTTACCCCGGATTGGGGTACGATGGGATCAGGTTTAAAAAATCCGATCTTCCAAACAATCAAAATGACGCTTAAGAACACTACGGCAACTAGTGTAATTTTAGTTTTTCGTTTCATAGGATTAAAGATAGGTTTAAATAATCAAAAAAAATTGATCATTACTACGCCATATGTGAATGGATTGTTTCAGTTTTTAAAACACGATGTCTTTATATAAGGAGGTCTTATGAATATCCGCAGAATTGTTCCCGATATCGTCACAGATCAAATGGAAGTCAGCAAAAAATTTTATTCGGAATTTTTTGAATTAAAACTGGCAATGGACTTGGGTTGGGTTGCCACGTTGATTTCGACGAGTAATGAAACGGCTCAAGTTACGCTCGTTAAAGGTATTCCACCTTCGACAGACGATCACACGGTTGCTCTGACTGTTGAAGTTGAAGACGTTGACGCCATGTATCGCAAGGCGCAACATGCAGGGTTAAAAATTATTTACCCCATGACAGACGAACCTTGGAGTGTTCGGCGTTTTCATATTAACGATCCCAATGGAATTACTATAAACGTGATGATGCATCTTTAAAAATAGTCAAAGGGTAATCTTATGAAATTGTCTGAACCGTTGGTTGCAGAATTGCAATATGAAAGCATCTCGACGCGAAAAATGCTGGAACGCGTACCGCAGGAAAAGATGGCGTGGAAACCGCATCCGAAATCCCGTTCGTTGGGTGAAGTCGCAGTTCATATTGCTCATCTT
The sequence above is drawn from the bacterium genome and encodes:
- a CDS encoding VOC family protein, whose protein sequence is MNIRRIVPDIVTDQMEVSKKFYSEFFELKLAMDLGWVATLISTSNETAQVTLVKGIPPSTDDHTVALTVEVEDVDAMYRKAQHAGLKIIYPMTDEPWSVRRFHINDPNGITINVMMHL